From the genome of Hymenobacter cellulosilyticus, one region includes:
- a CDS encoding class I SAM-dependent methyltransferase, translated as MPEPSAAAPQLTPSAAYPPPPTDATAEQQREYQRGLWNHLLLDDTWRQTRFNPAPNLLLTETVGELAPGTALDVNMGEGRNALHLARLGWQVTGVDIADAALRYAQQRARQLGVALTTIEHDAASFDWGHHCWDLLVLCYADEQTHAERAAAALKPGGLVVFENFHYDVNEARKNPPSQQIGFRTQELPDLYSAAGFRILRYEEPVAIADFSRETQRLVRLVAQKL; from the coding sequence ATGCCAGAACCCTCAGCCGCCGCACCACAGCTCACGCCGTCCGCCGCTTATCCGCCACCGCCCACCGATGCCACGGCCGAGCAGCAGCGGGAATATCAGCGCGGCCTCTGGAATCATTTACTGCTGGATGACACCTGGCGCCAGACCCGTTTCAATCCGGCTCCCAACCTGTTGCTCACCGAAACCGTGGGCGAGCTGGCTCCTGGTACGGCCCTGGACGTGAATATGGGCGAAGGGAGGAACGCACTGCACTTAGCCCGGCTCGGCTGGCAGGTCACGGGCGTCGATATTGCCGACGCGGCCCTGCGCTACGCCCAGCAGCGGGCCCGGCAGCTCGGCGTGGCGCTGACCACCATCGAGCACGACGCAGCCTCTTTCGACTGGGGCCACCACTGCTGGGATTTGCTGGTGCTCTGTTACGCCGACGAGCAAACGCATGCCGAACGGGCTGCGGCGGCACTCAAACCCGGGGGACTGGTGGTTTTCGAGAACTTTCACTACGACGTAAACGAGGCCCGAAAGAACCCGCCTAGCCAGCAAATCGGCTTTCGTACCCAGGAGTTGCCGGACCTGTACTCGGCCGCCGGCTTCCGCATTCTGCGCTACGAGGAGCCCGTTGCCATTGCCGATTTTTCCCGGGAAACCCAGCGCCTGGTACGACTGGTCGCCCAAAAGCTGTAA
- a CDS encoding PAS domain S-box protein: MPAHPDYQALFEALPGIHLALSPALTIVAASAQAAEVAGQPLEQLLGQAAAVVFAPSAASELGLIGAELQTGLAAVTASRAPHERQAGGWQHRTWPVLGPENEIRYFLYRAEPAAERSVPLTDKPAVTPDFRELYDVLPVIVWTTQLDGGADYHNARWLEYTGLTIAQAEADGWLDVVHSDDQVRVLETWLRARTGGTDYFNEYRIRRADGQYRWQLVRGVPRRDAAGAILGWTGTTLDIHDQKLVEQRLASQDRHLQQILSQVPAHIATLLGPDHVYGFLNEKGNQLFGGKVKPGMPAALAVPELVTNGYIKLVDEIYRTGKPFVLSEMPMVQPPAADGSVATLYFDGVLQPLTDEQGQTQGILVFGIDVTERVEAKQRTAELMAEIREQNAQFRTMVESLPLFVYIADEQGKILYINPQRYEFTGQQAEQGLSNWAEPLHPDDRRRLKEDFARGRRLGQAWSGEYRLRRHDGLYRWHLLRAVPMLRPEDGSVGRWYASSVDIDDQKQFQRQLETKDEYLRQILTQAPAMIATLEGPSTATLFSTAATSNW; the protein is encoded by the coding sequence ATGCCAGCCCACCCCGACTATCAAGCCCTGTTTGAAGCCCTTCCCGGTATACACCTGGCCCTCTCGCCAGCCCTGACCATTGTGGCGGCTTCGGCCCAGGCGGCGGAAGTAGCCGGGCAACCGCTGGAGCAGCTGCTGGGCCAGGCTGCGGCGGTTGTATTTGCCCCCAGTGCAGCTTCGGAATTAGGGCTGATAGGCGCCGAGCTGCAGACCGGCCTGGCGGCCGTAACAGCTTCCCGGGCCCCGCACGAGCGGCAGGCCGGGGGCTGGCAGCACCGCACCTGGCCCGTGCTGGGACCCGAAAACGAGATTCGCTATTTTCTGTACCGGGCCGAGCCAGCAGCGGAAAGAAGTGTGCCGCTGACCGATAAGCCTGCCGTTACCCCCGACTTTCGGGAGCTGTACGACGTGCTGCCCGTCATTGTCTGGACAACCCAGCTGGACGGGGGAGCCGATTACCATAATGCCCGCTGGCTGGAGTACACGGGCCTGACCATTGCCCAGGCGGAGGCCGATGGCTGGCTGGACGTGGTGCATTCCGACGACCAGGTCCGGGTGTTGGAAACCTGGCTCCGGGCCCGTACCGGCGGCACCGACTATTTCAACGAATACCGCATACGCCGCGCCGACGGGCAGTACCGCTGGCAGCTGGTGCGCGGCGTGCCGCGCCGGGATGCGGCAGGCGCCATCCTGGGCTGGACGGGCACCACGCTCGATATTCACGACCAGAAGTTGGTGGAGCAGCGCCTGGCTTCCCAGGACCGCCACCTGCAGCAGATTTTAAGTCAGGTGCCGGCCCATATTGCTACCCTGCTTGGTCCCGACCACGTGTATGGCTTCCTGAACGAGAAGGGCAACCAGCTGTTTGGGGGCAAAGTGAAGCCCGGCATGCCCGCCGCCCTGGCCGTGCCCGAGCTGGTAACCAACGGCTACATCAAGCTCGTGGACGAAATCTACCGGACCGGCAAGCCCTTTGTGCTGTCGGAAATGCCGATGGTGCAGCCGCCTGCCGCCGATGGCTCCGTGGCCACGCTCTACTTCGACGGCGTGCTGCAGCCCCTGACCGACGAGCAGGGCCAGACCCAGGGCATTCTGGTGTTCGGCATCGACGTGACCGAGCGGGTAGAGGCCAAGCAGCGCACGGCCGAGCTGATGGCCGAAATCCGGGAGCAGAACGCCCAGTTCCGAACCATGGTGGAATCCTTGCCGCTGTTTGTCTACATTGCCGACGAGCAGGGGAAGATATTGTATATCAATCCGCAGCGCTACGAGTTTACGGGGCAGCAGGCGGAGCAAGGCCTGTCTAACTGGGCAGAACCCCTGCACCCCGACGACCGGCGCCGCCTCAAGGAAGATTTTGCCCGCGGCCGCCGGCTAGGACAGGCCTGGTCGGGGGAATACCGCCTGCGCCGCCACGATGGGCTCTACCGCTGGCACCTGCTGCGGGCCGTGCCCATGCTCCGGCCCGAAGACGGCTCAGTAGGCCGGTGGTACGCCTCTAGCGTGGATATCGACGACCAGAAGCAGTTTCAGCGCCAGCTCGAAACCAAAGACGAGTACCTGCGGCAAATCCTGACCCAGGCCCCGGCCATGATTGCCACCCTGGAAGGCCCGAGCACCGCTACGCTTTTTTCAACGGCCGCTACGAGCAACTGGTAG